The sequence below is a genomic window from Aureispira sp. CCB-E.
TAATTTTATACTTCTAGCATACCAATGTGCTCTGTAAAACTTATCAAGCATTTCGAAGATTGTTATGTCCTGCCTAAGTCTATATTTTTGTATAAATACTAGAGCTAACTCACCGTCTTGAATATTAGGAAGCATGGATGCTAGAGAATCTTCAACGCCTGTATTTAAAGTAAGATTCTCATGTAGATTTCCAGCCCAAGCAAAAGCCCAAACAGCTTCAATATACCAATAAAGATCAATCTGATCTTGCTCTGGCAGATCCTCATAATTTGTATGTAGGTACTTTGTTTCTTTATTTGTAAGCTTCCCAATTAAATTATTTTTCTCAATCCAATCTTCAATAGTTTTAATCGGAGCTCCTAGATGTAATTGAAATAAGGCCAAAGACACCATCATTCTTTCTGCAACGTCCTTAGATCTTCTAAAATTGGCTTTATCCAATATAGGCAACCCCATACTAACCTTTACCCCTATAGAAATCAATTCTTTAGTATTATTTTCTTTTATTTTATAAGGATTTATTTTCTTTTTGAACCACATATAATATTTAGATTTCGGCTCTTCATTCAGCCACAACAACCTAATAATCAAACAACTAAAGTTTTAGTATTTTTTTTTCATTATCCATTATATCATAATATAACTTCTAATTTAAACAAGGGCAAACATATTAATTTTTCCTTTCAAAAAGACGAAAGGAAATTAGCAGAGAAGTAGATAAACCTACCAAACATTAAAATAAATAATCAGATAAGTATAAGCAAAAGGAATAACAAATATAAACGCATCAAAACGATCCAAGAAACCTCCGTGTCCAGGCAATAAATTACCAGAATCTTTAATGCCTAAACTTCGTTTGAACATCGATTCTACCAAGTCGCCCAATATTCCAAAAAAAGTACAAATACAAGCTAATCCAATCCAGAATGGCATAGGCAAGTTGAGAGGTACAAACACCAAAGAACACAAATAACCAGTCAAAATAGCTCCTGCTACGCCGCTAAATGTACCTTCCCAAGTCTTGTTAGGAGAAATACGTGGAAACATCTTATTCTTGCCAATTTTTGAACCTAAAAGGTATGCAAAAACATCACTTGCCCAAACCATAAATAAGATGGCTAGTATAAATTGGTTGCCAACACCTCCTAGTTGAGAAATCGGGGAACTACAAATCCAAATTAATAGGGAAAAAGGTAGTCCAATATACAATACCCCTAAAGCAGTATAAGCTAAATTGTGAAAGGGTCTTAGAGATTTTCCAAATAACTCAAACAAGAACAAAGAAAAAGCAATAGCAGGAAATAAATACAACAATCGAATTGCTTCGTCATAGCCTCCATGATACTTTAATGCCGCTAAAAGTGGAAAACAACTTCCTATAAAAATAAAACTTATCGTTCTAATCCAATTGACAACAACTGTCCCATCCTTCGTCAAAACATGTCCTCCAAACTCCCAAAGACAAAGTACTGTAATCAATAAAAATAGAAGGGTGCAACTAAGAGGGTGAAAGATACATCCTCCTATCATTACAGCACCAAATGTAAGTCCTGTAATTGTTCTAGTTTTTAAACTCATTAAAATTATTATTATTTAATTTATTTTAATATATTTATATTCTTGGTTTATTTTCTTAAAAATAGCTAAAAATAGAAGAAATATCAAACTACTAATTCCCGCTAACAAAAAAGGTACTGACTCTATGTCATTAATGTTTCCCGCTAGATTAGGAGAAAAATAGGGTATTATAACCTGAAAACTATTAAAAAATACATGAACAAGCACTGTTATCCATAAATTCCCTGTAAAAATAAGCAAATAACAGAATATTACTCCTAAAAGGAACCTTGGAACAAATCCTTCTAATTGAAAGTGCATTAAAGAAAAAATAAATCCTGTCAAAATAGCTCCATAATGAATATTCTGAGTCCACAAGGTTAATAAACGCTGCAATATTCCTCGAAATAAGAACTCCTCTCCAATTCCAGCAGCTAAGCCTAGCAATAATAAATTTAGGATTAAATCCTTGGGAGTATTCATTTCTAAAAAAGCACTTTGTATATCTAGTTTTTCTTGAGAGATGATACTATCTGGCAATAACTGCGTATTCCAATAATAAATAAAAGAAATAAAGGGATATATGGATGCTACCAAAAGAAGACTCCAAAATATATTTTTAATCATTGGAGTTTTATTCGCATAAACAATTTTTAAAGCATTCTTTTTATGGTATAAAAAAATAAAAACCAGTGCAGGAATTAAATATTGAAATAAATGAACAATCAATTGCAGAACTTTTAAAGTATCTAAATACTCTAAGTACTCCCCTTTTGTAATTCCATTTAAAATTTTAGAGAAATCTGGCAATCCAAATAATGCAGCTAATAATTGAACAACAATCATCCCTACTACATAAAATCCAAACCAAATAAATAAGAATAAAAAAGTCTCATTTTTTAGCTGCTCCCTTCGATCAATATAATTATTTTCCATTCTCATTTTTACATACTTTATCAATAGCAGCTGTTAAGATAGAACAAGCTTTTATTATTTCATCTTCTGTAATTGTTAAAGGAGGAGCAATTCTCACAGCTTCTGCATTGAATAAAAACCAATCTGTTATCAAACCATTTTTAAGGCATTCGTGAATAACACCCAAAACTTGATCAAAAGAACTTAATTGTACTGCCATTAATAAACCAGCACTTCGAACATCTAAAATAGCCTCATGTTGTAACATTTTTCTAAACAAAGCTTCTTTTTCAAATACTTGTTCTACAATGTCCTTTTGTTCTGTCAATATTTTTAAAGAAGCCAATCCTGCTGCACAGCAAACAGGATGCCCACCGAAAGTTGTAATATGTCCCAAAAATGGATTATTGGTCAATGAATCCATTATTTCTTTTGAAGAGATAAAAGCACCTAATGGCATTCCTCCTCCAAATGCTTTTGCCAATAATAAAATATCTGGCACAATTCCATATTGCTCAAAAGCAAATAAGGTTCCTGTTCGACCACACCCCACTTGAATTTCATCCAAAATTAATAAAGCTCCAACTTCAGTACATCGCTCTCTTACTTTTTTTAAATAATCATTAGAAGGACGCATCACTCCTATTTCGGCACGAACAGTTTCCATAATAACACAAGCTGTATGTTCATCTATTGCTTGCAGATCTTCTGTATTATTGAATTCTATATGGTGTATTTCTGGTAATAAAGGTCTGAAAGGCGCCGTAAAAAAAGATTCGCTCATCAAACTCAAGGAACCATTTGTTGATCCATGATAAGCTTTTTTGCAAGAAATTATTTTAGGGCGACCAGTATATCGTTTGGCCAATTTTAATGCTCCTTCAGTGGCTTCTGTTCCCGAATTAACAAAGTAGGTACAATTCAAATTATCGGGCAAGTGCTTTTGCAATAAGTTAGCCAGTTGAACTTGTGGTGACAAAATAAATTCCCCATAAACTAATGTATGCAAATATTGATTGGTTTGTTTTTGTATGGCATCAACAATCTGGGGGTGGCTATGCCCCAAGCTACTCACACTAATTCCTGCAATTAAATCAATATAAGATTTCCCCTCTTTATCATACAAATAAATACCTTTTCCTTTTTCTATTTCCAAAGCCAAAGGAGCATCACTTGTTTGAGCCACATGATTTAAAAACATTTGACGTTGTGTTATCATTTTTTTATTTTAAATTTGTGCTGAAATTTTGTTTTAGATATAAGGCAAATTTAAACAAATTAATTCTACATCTCTGCAATTATATATATTCCTTACAAAGATTATGAAATTCAAATCAAATTTTAAAGTTATAGCACCTGCTACTATTGCTAATTTGGGTTGCGGATTAGACACCTTAGGCTTAGCATTAAATACTCCTTGTGATGAAATTATTGTCAAACCCAATACAGAATCGGGCATTCATATTTCGTCTATACTAAACAACAAAACTAAAATTCCTCTAACAATAGACCAAAACGCAGCTGGTGTTTCTGCACAATTGGTTTTGGATCATCTCAAAAATAATTTTGATTTAGATTCTAACGCTGGGTTGGATCTAACCTTAAACAAAAAAATAGGCGTAGGCTATGGTTTAGGTTCTAGCAGCGCAAGTGCTGTAGCTGGGGCCTATGCTGTAAACGAAGCATTTGGTTCTCGGCTTTCAAAGAGGGAACTAATTCCTTTTATTATAAAAGGTGAAGAAGTGGCGGAAGGAAGGCAGCGAATCAACAGCCTTATTCCTTCTCTACTTGGAGGTATTATATTAACAAGAGATCATCAGAATGTGGATTTCCATCGTCTGCCATTAATAAAAGGATTGCATATTGTTGTTATTTATGCTCGCAATCAGAGGTTAACTCAGCGCCAAGTTAGAAATAACTTAACGCATAAAACAGACATAGACAATGCCATTCAACAATCGGCTAACTTAGGAGCATTTGTACAAGCTTTGTATACGACCAATCTTGATTTACTATCCAATACATTAACTGACTACATTGCTGAAAAACATTGGTGTGATCTTGTTCCTTTTTTCAAAGAATTAAAAACAGCAGCATTAGAGCATGGGGCTCTTGGAGCAGGTCTAGCAGGTACAGGTTCGGGTGTTTTTGCTTTATGCAAAAATAGTTTAGAAGCAGAAAAGGTAGCTAATTCTCTAGAGCATATTTATTCATCTAAGAAAATTCGAAATACGGTTATTTTATCTCAAATAGACCACGAAGGAGTACGCATTGCATAATGTTCCACGTGGAACATCTCAACCCAAACGAAACAAAAAAGGACAATGTTCCACGTGGAACATTGTCCTTTTTTGTGTATATTTTGCTTACTTCAAAATAACTTGTTCATGTCCTTTGCTAGTAACTTTTCTAATGTAAGTCCCCTCTCCTGAATCTCGAAACTTAATATGATTTTGTTGACCATTATTGAAATCAATGAGGATGTTATTTTTTAATACCAGTGACTTTAAACGATTAACTTTAGGAACTTGTATCAACACCCACATAGCAAAGAAATCATCTTTTATTAGTCTTCTATTGACATATTCAAAATCCGTATTCTTCCCATTTATTTCAATTTCAAAATGAGTTTTTAAGTATTCTATAATATACTCTGTGGCTTTAGCATGCTCTCTATCTGTTCCTATTTCGACATCTTCTCCCTTCTTAGCACTAAGCACTTTTTCTAGATCATCACTAAATATTTTGATAGCAATTTCCAGTCTTTTTTCTTCTTTGTTATAATCAATTTCTGATGTAGAAACATAAATAGGGTGCGCAAAAAAAGACATTAAAGTCATTGTTAGCAACACTAAAAGAATGTATATTTTTTTCATTATAAACTATATTTACCTAACGTATATTAACTGAATTCATCTTATTAAAATAGAGGTTTATCTAAGTAGTCATTTATTTAGTACAAGAAAACTTCAAAGCATCTTTTTTAAGAAATTTAGTTTGTATTTTTAGTTCATTATTTCACGTTTAAAACATTATTAAAAGCATAAAGATGAATGATTTTATTTTTTTCTTTAAGCAAGGACTGAGCCATATTTCTGATTTAGGAGCTTATGATCACATCCTTTTTATAGCTGCTTTAGCTGCAGCTTACACAATAAAAAATGCCAAAAAACTTATACTTTTGGTTACAGCATTTACTATTGGTCACTCTATTGCATTAGCTCTAGCGACATTAGAACTTGTTAAAATCAATAGCAGTCTAATTGAGTTTCTAATTCCTGTCACGATCATTGCAACTTGTTTAATTACTATTTTTAGAAAAAAAGATCAACTTCAAATAAACACTGAAACAACAAAGATAGAAGATTCTGTTCAAAAAGGAATGTTCCACGTAGAACAAAGTACTTTAAACTACATCATAATAACAGCTTTTGGGATCATACATGGCTTGGGGTTTTCCAACTATTTGCGTTTTATTTTATCAAAAAACGAATCGCTGTTCACTCCTCTCCTAGCATTTAACATAGGGTTAGAAGTTGGTCAAATTTTAATCTTGGCTATCGCTTTAATAATAAATTTTGTACTTTTGAAGTATGCAAAAATCCCACAAAAATATTTACCAATCATTCTTTCTGTAATAATTATAGCTATTACTATTCCAATTCTTTGGGAGACTGGACAAGCTTTATTTTTACAAGATTAATTTTATAACAACAATCAGATAAAACAACAAATCATGCTAAAAAAAATTCTTTTTGGTTTGCTTGGTATGAGTATTCTGTTTAGCACAAATGCTCAGAATTCAAATCAAGGCGCTACGAAGTTTCAGCAATTGTATCAAGAGTTACCAACACCTAATACCTATAGAAATGCGGCAGGTGCACCTGGTCATGAGTATTGGCAGCAACGCGCCGATTATGATATGAAAATCGAAATTGATGATGAAAAGCAACGTATTTTAGGTGAAGAAACCATTACTTATTATAATAATTCACCAGATGCCTTAACATATCTTTGGGTTCAATTGGATCAAAATGTCCGAGCCAAAGATTCTGATTCTCACAAAACACGCCCAGGAAAAGTCTATTCCGAAATGGGGTATAGAGAAATAAAATCTGCTTGGCACAATGATTTTGATGGTGGTTTTAAGATAGAAAAAGTCACGGACAAAAAAGGTAATCCATTAAAATACACGATCAATAAGACTATGATGCGTATTGACTTGGAGCAACCTTTAAAACCCAAGGGCAATTTATCTTTTAACATCAAGTGGTGGTATAACGTAAATGATGGTGGTAATTATGGTGGTCGTTCTGGATATGAATATTTCCCAGAAGAAGACAACTACATGTATCACATTGCTCAGTTCTATCCTAGAATGTGTTCTTATAATGAAACAGATGGATGGCAAAACAAGCAATTTTTAGGTCGTGGTGAATTTACTCTTTCTTTTGGTGATTTTAAAGTTGCTATTACAGCACCTGCTGATCATACTGTTGGTGCAACTGGTGTTTTACAAAACAGCAAAGAGGTGCTTACAACAACACAACTAGAGCGATTAGAAAAATCTAAGAAGTCCGATAAGCCTCTTATGATTATATCACAAGAAGAAGCTGAAAAAATTGAAAAAGGAAAGGTAAAGGAAAAGAAAACTTGGGTCTTTAAAGCAGAGAATGTCCGTGATTTTGGTTTCTGTTCTTCTCGTAAATTTATCTGGGATGCTCAAGGCGTGCCTTTTGGTGACCGCACGGTCATGGCAATGTCGTATTATCCCAAAGAAGGAAATCCTCTTTGGGAAAAATACTCTACTCGAGCAATCGTCCACACTTTAAAAGTTTATTCTAGACATACTTTTGACTATCCATACCCTACTGCAATTTCTACTCATGCAAACTTTACAGGAATGGAATATCCTATGATTTGCTTTAACTTTGGAAGACCTCGCCCAGATGGCACCTATTCTGAACGCTTAAAGTATCGTATGATTGGTGTTATCATTCACGAAGTAGGTCACAACTACTTTCCTATGATTGTTAATTCAGATGAACGCCAATGGACTTGGATGGACGAAGGGTTAAATACGTTTTTACAATATATAACTGAAACAGAGTGGGAGCGTGATTTTCCATCAAGAAGAGGACCTGCTGCTAATATTGTAGATTATATGCGTGGAGACAAAAATAATATTGTTCCAATTATGTCTAATTCGGAGTCTATCTTGCAATTTGGAAATAATGCTTATGGGAAACCTGCAACTGCTTTGAATATTTTGAGAGAGACGATTATGGGCAGAGAATTGTTTGACCATGCGTTCAAAGAATATGCCAACCGTTGGAAATTCAAGCACCCCTCTCCTGCTGATTTTTTCCGTACAATGGAAGACGCTTCTGGAGTTGATTTAGATTGGTTCTGGCGAGGATGGTTCTATACAACAGACCATGTTGATATTTCTATAGATGGTGTCAAATGGTTTCAACTAAACAGCCACGATACAGAAAAAGAAATCATGGTTCAGAAAAAGTGGGATGCTAAAGCTCCTCGTGGTATTTCTGAGATTAGAAACAATGATCAGAAAGCAGTAAAAGAAACCTTGATGGAGAAATACCCTGAACTAAGAGATAAATACAACGACCGTGATAAATACAGAGTATCTGAACGTGACAAAAAGCTGAACGAACAATATATTGCTGGTTTGAGTAAAGAAGAAAAAGAATTAATTGATGGAGCTTACAATTATTACGAGGTTGCTTTTAGCAATGTAGGTGGTTTGGTTATGCCAATCATTTTGGAAATGAAATATACAGATGGAACTTCTGAAGTTATTCATATTCCTGCCGAAATTTGGAAGCAGCGCGCTGATAAGGTGTCAAAAGTTTTTGTAAGCAAAAAAGAACTTGAAGAAATCATCTTAGATCCTTATTTAGAAACAGCAGATACTGATCGTAATAACAATTACTATCCTGCTAGAAGACAACCCACACGCTTTGAATTGTATCAAAGATAAGCTTAGCAAATTAAGCTGTCACAATAAAAAAAGTCTGTTCCACGAGGAACAGACTTTTAATTTTTTAGAG
It includes:
- a CDS encoding DUF4272 domain-containing protein — encoded protein: MIIRLLWLNEEPKSKYYMWFKKKINPYKIKENNTKELISIGVKVSMGLPILDKANFRRSKDVAERMMVSLALFQLHLGAPIKTIEDWIEKNNLIGKLTNKETKYLHTNYEDLPEQDQIDLYWYIEAVWAFAWAGNLHENLTLNTGVEDSLASMLPNIQDGELALVFIQKYRLRQDITIFEMLDKFYRAHWYARSIKLKGKQSDFVDLDIIMERRKTLEFICYSEFEWNEISLDT
- a CDS encoding phosphatidate cytidylyltransferase, whose protein sequence is MSLKTRTITGLTFGAVMIGGCIFHPLSCTLLFLLITVLCLWEFGGHVLTKDGTVVVNWIRTISFIFIGSCFPLLAALKYHGGYDEAIRLLYLFPAIAFSLFLFELFGKSLRPFHNLAYTALGVLYIGLPFSLLIWICSSPISQLGGVGNQFILAILFMVWASDVFAYLLGSKIGKNKMFPRISPNKTWEGTFSGVAGAILTGYLCSLVFVPLNLPMPFWIGLACICTFFGILGDLVESMFKRSLGIKDSGNLLPGHGGFLDRFDAFIFVIPFAYTYLIIYFNVW
- a CDS encoding type II CAAX endopeptidase family protein gives rise to the protein MENNYIDRREQLKNETFLFLFIWFGFYVVGMIVVQLLAALFGLPDFSKILNGITKGEYLEYLDTLKVLQLIVHLFQYLIPALVFIFLYHKKNALKIVYANKTPMIKNIFWSLLLVASIYPFISFIYYWNTQLLPDSIISQEKLDIQSAFLEMNTPKDLILNLLLLGLAAGIGEEFLFRGILQRLLTLWTQNIHYGAILTGFIFSLMHFQLEGFVPRFLLGVIFCYLLIFTGNLWITVLVHVFFNSFQVIIPYFSPNLAGNINDIESVPFLLAGISSLIFLLFLAIFKKINQEYKYIKIN
- a CDS encoding aspartate aminotransferase family protein, with amino-acid sequence MITQRQMFLNHVAQTSDAPLALEIEKGKGIYLYDKEGKSYIDLIAGISVSSLGHSHPQIVDAIQKQTNQYLHTLVYGEFILSPQVQLANLLQKHLPDNLNCTYFVNSGTEATEGALKLAKRYTGRPKIISCKKAYHGSTNGSLSLMSESFFTAPFRPLLPEIHHIEFNNTEDLQAIDEHTACVIMETVRAEIGVMRPSNDYLKKVRERCTEVGALLILDEIQVGCGRTGTLFAFEQYGIVPDILLLAKAFGGGMPLGAFISSKEIMDSLTNNPFLGHITTFGGHPVCCAAGLASLKILTEQKDIVEQVFEKEALFRKMLQHEAILDVRSAGLLMAVQLSSFDQVLGVIHECLKNGLITDWFLFNAEAVRIAPPLTITEDEIIKACSILTAAIDKVCKNENGK
- a CDS encoding homoserine kinase — encoded protein: MKFKSNFKVIAPATIANLGCGLDTLGLALNTPCDEIIVKPNTESGIHISSILNNKTKIPLTIDQNAAGVSAQLVLDHLKNNFDLDSNAGLDLTLNKKIGVGYGLGSSSASAVAGAYAVNEAFGSRLSKRELIPFIIKGEEVAEGRQRINSLIPSLLGGIILTRDHQNVDFHRLPLIKGLHIVVIYARNQRLTQRQVRNNLTHKTDIDNAIQQSANLGAFVQALYTTNLDLLSNTLTDYIAEKHWCDLVPFFKELKTAALEHGALGAGLAGTGSGVFALCKNSLEAEKVANSLEHIYSSKKIRNTVILSQIDHEGVRIA
- a CDS encoding DUF6702 family protein yields the protein MKKIYILLVLLTMTLMSFFAHPIYVSTSEIDYNKEEKRLEIAIKIFSDDLEKVLSAKKGEDVEIGTDREHAKATEYIIEYLKTHFEIEINGKNTDFEYVNRRLIKDDFFAMWVLIQVPKVNRLKSLVLKNNILIDFNNGQQNHIKFRDSGEGTYIRKVTSKGHEQVILK
- a CDS encoding HupE/UreJ family protein, which encodes MNDFIFFFKQGLSHISDLGAYDHILFIAALAAAYTIKNAKKLILLVTAFTIGHSIALALATLELVKINSSLIEFLIPVTIIATCLITIFRKKDQLQINTETTKIEDSVQKGMFHVEQSTLNYIIITAFGIIHGLGFSNYLRFILSKNESLFTPLLAFNIGLEVGQILILAIALIINFVLLKYAKIPQKYLPIILSVIIIAITIPILWETGQALFLQD
- a CDS encoding M1 family metallopeptidase; amino-acid sequence: MLKKILFGLLGMSILFSTNAQNSNQGATKFQQLYQELPTPNTYRNAAGAPGHEYWQQRADYDMKIEIDDEKQRILGEETITYYNNSPDALTYLWVQLDQNVRAKDSDSHKTRPGKVYSEMGYREIKSAWHNDFDGGFKIEKVTDKKGNPLKYTINKTMMRIDLEQPLKPKGNLSFNIKWWYNVNDGGNYGGRSGYEYFPEEDNYMYHIAQFYPRMCSYNETDGWQNKQFLGRGEFTLSFGDFKVAITAPADHTVGATGVLQNSKEVLTTTQLERLEKSKKSDKPLMIISQEEAEKIEKGKVKEKKTWVFKAENVRDFGFCSSRKFIWDAQGVPFGDRTVMAMSYYPKEGNPLWEKYSTRAIVHTLKVYSRHTFDYPYPTAISTHANFTGMEYPMICFNFGRPRPDGTYSERLKYRMIGVIIHEVGHNYFPMIVNSDERQWTWMDEGLNTFLQYITETEWERDFPSRRGPAANIVDYMRGDKNNIVPIMSNSESILQFGNNAYGKPATALNILRETIMGRELFDHAFKEYANRWKFKHPSPADFFRTMEDASGVDLDWFWRGWFYTTDHVDISIDGVKWFQLNSHDTEKEIMVQKKWDAKAPRGISEIRNNDQKAVKETLMEKYPELRDKYNDRDKYRVSERDKKLNEQYIAGLSKEEKELIDGAYNYYEVAFSNVGGLVMPIILEMKYTDGTSEVIHIPAEIWKQRADKVSKVFVSKKELEEIILDPYLETADTDRNNNYYPARRQPTRFELYQR